A region from the Medicago truncatula cultivar Jemalong A17 chromosome 6, MtrunA17r5.0-ANR, whole genome shotgun sequence genome encodes:
- the LOC25497261 gene encoding dehydration-responsive element-binding protein 1A codes for MYPTTNSVSSSSSDMSLPNSEGSHWMSICNEEMRLAATTPKKRAGRKKFKETRHPVYRGVRKRNLDKWVCEMREPNKKTKIWLGTFPTAEMAARAHDVAAMALRGRYACLNFADSAWRLPKPATTQAKDIQKAATEAAEAFRPDKTLLTNHNDNDNDNDKENDMAVVATATEEQSMICMEEKEEGVMNMQEMWSNMALMSPTHSLGYYEYQYINEDFQDEEVSLWSF; via the coding sequence ATGTATCCAACTACAAACTCTgtctcttcctcttcctccgACATGTCGCTGCCGAATTCAGAGGGCTCTCATTGGATGTCAATTTGCAACGAGGAGATGCGATTAGCGGCAACTACCCCGAAGAAGCGTGCAGGGAGGAAGAAGTTCAAGGAAACTCGCCACCCAGTCTATAGAGGAGTGAGGAAGAGGAACTTAGATAAATGGGTTTGTGAAATGAGGGAGCCTAACAAGAAGACTAAGATTTGGCTAGGGACTTTTCCAACTGCCGAGATGGCAGCCCGTGCCCACGATGTTGCTGCAATGGCATTGAGGGGCCGCTACGCTTGTCTCAACTTTGCAGACTCAGCGTGGCGGCTCCCCAAACCTGCAACTACTCAAGCAAAGGATATACAAAAGGCTGCTACAGAGGCCGCCGAGGCTTTCAGACCAGACAAGACTTTATTGACTAATCACAATGACAATGACAATGACAATGACAAAGAGAATGACATGGCTGTAGTTGCCACTGCCACTGAGGAGCAGAGTATGATTTGTatggaagagaaagaagaaggagtGATGAACATGCAAGAGATGTGGAGTAATATGGCGCTAATGTCTCCTACACATAGCTTGGGGTATTATGAGTATCAATATATTAATGAAGACTTTCAAGATGAGGAAGTATCACTATggagtttttaa